The genomic stretch CTGTCCCTCCCCTAATGCTATTTAGGGAGCAGCTGGGATGACTTGGGCCATCTTTTATTTCCCCTTTCAGAATAATTATGATAGAGTAAGACTATGCTAAGACATAAAATATTCGATGGCATAATGGTCATTTTGTTGATTGCATGGACAGAAAGTTAAAATTAATGCGTGACTGTTAGCCTTTAGGGGATACTTTGTGTATTTCATGATTACAGGGAGTGACTTGCTATTCACTTCTAATTACAAGGGGACATTTTATATTTAAGGAATTATTTTTTGACAAATGAGACGGTTGAATATACTACAGGCTAAAAATCCCTTTTTTGGCCCCAAATTATTGTGAAATCTAtaatttagaaaataattttattgCACTTCTACAATGTaatatatatatgagataaaaaatatGACTAAAAGTAAGTTTAGggaatttttcacaaaattttctaaaaacataCTACTACTATTTAAAGAAAACCATTGATTTGAGAGCTAATTTGTTTAATTTAGTTTCTGAAATTGAAGCGGTAACAACTAAATTGGATAACACGTTAGCTTAGTCGATTTCTTAATCAGAATTTCATGCTCAGTCCAAACTTAATCCAAGATTAGCCTAGTCCAACTGACTCTCCTAGATATCATAAGGCCTTGCTTACATTCGCAGCAATTTAATTGGGCTCATGTGGGTTCAAATGGGCTTGAAACTTGGCATGGGTTAAATATGCAACCCGTATCAATTGAAAACGAAACATTGGTCAATAAGACCGTCCGGgacccgaatttgataatttcaAGGGATACTTTGCTGTGCCATTTTCTTGATTCTTTCCAACCCACAAaacaatcaataataacaaaagCAAACATTTGTGCTAGGAGGTTAATTTTGGGCaaaaaaaagttagaaaaacaCAACAATAAACTCATCAAATGGCTGAAAAATGATGCGAAAGTGTGAGTTTTTCTTCGTATTTTTTGGCAAAGAAGGCAATAGGGGTGGGGAGAGGAGATGTATAGCCCCTCTTTTATTCTGTCCTATTtatgggaaaaaaagaaaaaaaaaactcacttcTCAAAGAGCAACCATCGATTTGTCTTTCTATCGTGTAGCCAAGGAGTAAACCTAATCTAACCAAAAGTTCCCCATTTTACTCATTCAAAGTACAATTGTCATGTGGGGTAAACAAATTGTGTGTAAGAGCATCCACAATGCTATTACACACCTTGTGGAGTGTAATCCACATGCCACGTCAGCATTCCACTTTCTCCTCTTTTATTACACTTTCACTCATAATGGATTACACTCCATAAGGTGTAATAACATGGGTTCACAATTgaatcaaatatttattttaataatgcataactcatatcccataaataaataaagtaaattttaaaaataattttgttatttttaaaaaaataaagtactaactttcattaaattttttacattttgaattttttattttctaaaaatgattttattaatttttaagtttgaataatatatatttttctatctttcaaaaataatatatttttttttcaaaaataattatgcaggaaattaaacaaatatttggAAACTTATAATACCTCCATAACCCATACCAAAGTTATAATACCCCGATGTGTAGTGATTTCCCATATTTGGATTAAAATAAGGAGGTGGAGGATACATGGGAATTGGATATGAAAAATTTggcagattttgaaaatttgatggaTGATTGGAAGTGGataaatttaggggaaatgcatAATTTTGCACATTTGTAGGAATACCAGAAAATGGgtaatttggaaaattttgggggttttgattttgtgaggatgatgaattttctatatttggagcatttaacatatttgtaaaattactaaaattttcatccataatcacaaaaaatgaattaaatgagtGAGAGAGTAAAAGTGTGTGAGagagtaaaagaaataatagaGTAGAATAGTGAGatatgttttaaaaaaagtaTAGTGTGTTTATATAGAAGGCTAAAATCTAACCGTTGGATAtaaccgttggaaagctaaaataTGCTGTGTGCTGGCAAATTTACCGTTGAAGCTAAAATTGGACGTAACCATTGGTGGCTAGAATTATTTTACATTTAATCATGGATCCCACCTTCTAATGGATTACACGCATCATATCCATGATGCGTGTAATCTCCATGACACGGCTCTAATGGGAGACCGTGTCATGGAGCGGTGTAATGGAGGGCCATTACACCCGCGCTGTGGATGCCCTGAGAAGAAATCAAAGGAAAGAGGTTTGATTTGTTTCCTTTGATTTGACAttgaaggaagaagaagacataAGCGACTGTTTGTAAGAGCACATGACTTGCTCTTTTTTTGCGTCTGagagaagagaggaagaaagcGACAACAAAGAGAAACAAAGGAGAAGAGTTGGAGCCAAAATGTCATAACAACCCTTAATAGTGACCTACTGTTTTGAGGAGATGTTATAATGCCCttagtcaaaagtcaaaagtcaaaagtcgtAATTAACCCTTAATAATGCCCTTAGTTATCTCTAGAAGAACAAAGTTGTAATTAAAAGTCAAAAGACCCTTTAATAGTAATGAATTGTTCGGTCAAATATCTAAGGGCATTACTAGCAAAGGGTTAATTTGCACAATAGTCCCTCTCCCACATTCTAACATGTGGATCAACGTGGGAGAAGTCTTGAGTTTTTCTATATATGCAAGAAATGATATCCGACATGTGTTATGAGTGTTAATATCCAAAGTTAAATCAAACTAGAAAACGAGGGTGGAAGGGACAATTAAACATATGTCTATCAATCTTAGCCGCTATTCTTATTAAGCATTTTTTTGGGTGCTTAATCGAATGAATGGGAGGATTCGAATCCGAAACCTCCTACTTGCACTTTCTcctccaaaatcattcaatccATTCTTCACTTTATTCTTATTAAGTTGATTTCCCGAAAAAGCGATGAATTTTATGGGACAAAGGGAGTATATATGACCAACAGAATTTAGATTCACCAAtttcaaatttccaaatttaattgGAAATCGGTTGGTAATTCAATAATTCTCACATTTCGTTACCACTCCCCTTCCAAGGGGTATATATGCCACTTTTCAAAAACTCAGGGGTGTAAATAATTTTACCCTAAAACTAAGGGAGTTATATTTGTAGGTTTGGCTTGGGCATTTTCCAAGTTCAAAACCCCGCGGCTAGAGTACAGTTGATCAACGTACGCCTCGTGGAAATGGGCTGCGCCTGCAACCCTTTCTGCCTCTCCCCACGACCGTCCGCCACGACAACCGCCGTCACCATCACCATCACCACCACCAAAGCCTTCCCTGTCTTCTCTGCCTCTCTCAACCCTTCTCAGCCACCACATACTAAACCCTTCTTTCTCCACCTCTTCTCTCGCTCTCCCCAACCCTCTAAACCTCATCAAAACCCCACTTTTCCCCTGCCCAAAATCTTCTCTTCCTcctacaacaacaacaacaatagtTCAGGCGGCGGATGTGGTGGGGGACGTGGTGGTAATGGAGATAATGATGATTGGAatagttttttcaattttgacaAAAACCCATTATTCCTCTGCCTTTTTTCTCGTAGTTTAGCCAATCAAGATGACATTTTTGTTACTAACTTGAATTTAAGGACATTGTTTCTGTTCTTGATATCTGCATCAGCTTCAATTAGTTATTGCTTTTCTTTAGCCTCGTTAGCAGAAGCAAAAACAGctgagaaagaaaaaggaggagAAGATATAGTAGTTTTTGAAATCAGGGGTGGGAAGAAAATTGGGTTGGTGCCAGATTATGCAAAGGATGAGTTTATTGGTCCTAAAACTATTTGGTCATTTTGGAGATGCTGGTGGGAGAAAGGGGATAGGATTTCAATGGGAAATTTGTGGGTTCAGTGCAAGGATTTGGTGACGAATTTGCTGTTGCCAGAAGGGTTCCCAGAGAGTGTTACAAGTGATTATTTGGAGTATTCACTTTGGAGAGGAGTTCAAGGTGTTGCTGCCCAAATAAGTGGGGTTCTGGCCACTCAAGTAAGGctctttttcttgcattttcgTGATCTTGTTTTCGTTTTGTCTTTGCTGCTATAGCGTTGCATTTTGTATTGGAATATTTGTTAGGATATGGTAGTTCTCTAAAGCTAAATGAATAAGAACAGAATCAAAACTAGGTGTAGTTACAAGTGGGACATTGAATGCTAAAGTTTAATTGTGATAATACAAGACTCTTAGACGAAAAGCTAATAGAGCATTCAGTAATAGCTGGAGAGAGCACGTGCACATTGAGTGTGCTATAATCTGTCAATTGGAGAAATGTTCATTCTTTGGCAAAGACTATAGGCGTGGAAAAATGATCCTTCATGTGAGAGTCTGACATTTATGTTTTTGGGTTTTTGAACCACTTTTTGGATTTCTGTCCATCATGCTTTATTGGGTTATACGAGGAATACGAGTATGCAATTATGCACCTACATTTCCTTCCCTTCTACAGATGACAGAGATACCTCTAAGCACATTGATTAGTGTTGTTCATGAATACTGGCTTAATCAAGTTTTGACTTAAATGTATCGAAGGAATGAAAACTCGAGGCTTTACCACTTTTGTAATATTAGAGGCTAAATTGACACTAACAGTAGAATTAAGGAACTAACAGTAGATTTGAGGAACCAACTTTGCTAACTTTCCTGTCAGACTTATAAATTTTGTATGTCATTGCATATTCATTCGGTGCGTGACTGTCAAATTATGTGAAGCCTGCCATACATGGATGACAATTCGGACATATACTTTATCCCTCAAAATGGGTTTTTTTAAGCCTTTGACTGGACTTTTAAAGCTTATGCTGTAATTTAAATACTAGGCCTTGCTTTATGCTGTTGGATTGGGTAAAGGAGCCATTCCAACTGCAGCGGCTGTGAATTGGGTGCTCAAGGATGGAATTGGGTACCTCAGCAAGATACTATTTTCAAATTATGGGAGGCATTTTGATGTCAATCCGAAGGGCTGGAGGTTGTTTGCAGACCTCTTGGAAAATGCAGCTTTTGGATTGGAGATATTGACTCCTGCATTTGCACATCTTTTTGTTCCCATTGGTGCTGTTGCTGGAGCAGGAAGATCTGCAGCTGCACTTATCCAGGTGAGCTCAAGTATTCTTGTAGCCAATGGCATATTTTATCCTGGTAAGCATTTTCTACTCGTTTAGTATGCTGGCTGGAACAGCCATTCCGACTTTGTTGTCATTTTGCTGTGTTTGTTATGATTAATTAGATTTAGGAAAGCTGATTATTACTAAGTCCTAGACTACATAGTCTGCACCGGGGCTTAAGGTAGATTCCTACTTTaactagaaagaaaaaaactggATGCCTCTAACTTGCCCTCAAATGCTCTgattttttctcacttcactTTGCTGCAAGCCCACAGATGTTACTAGTTGTTGTAAGCTGGAGAATAGTGTGTTGTGATTCATTTAACATTATTATCGGTAAATGTGGGTGTTCATATCAAATTCATTTATGTTTTTAGTGTGTTGTGATTCATTTAACATTATTAGCGGTAAATGTGGGTGTTCATATCAAATTCATTTATGTTTATGCCAAACTGATGTATGATAATATTTTTATCAAACATGAAATTGACCAACCACTAAAGTATAAtgagaattttctttttgatttaaaTTGACAAACCATGAAATGAGAATGAGCATGGGGTAGGAAACTTCTTCAGGCTAGAATATGCATTCCACTTGAAGCTGTTGGATCCAACAAGTGCTGCCTTATTTTTAAATGTCTTATTGAATGCAACGTATATAGTACATGGTTGCTTGCTAAAACAAGAAACTCTTTGAACTGACAGGCTGCAACAAGAAGCTGTTTCTATGCTGGCTTTGCAGCTCAGAGAAATTTTGCTGAGGTAAGCTTTTCTTGGTAAGACTTATATTCAAGAATTTGCTTGCTTAGGTTTTGGGAAGTAAGAAGCTTCTCTAGGACCATATGGATTTTGAGTATTTCATTTCCAATGATATGTTGACTACCTGCTTGCTAGTTATCCTACGAGCAATAGTCTTCTAATGGAATAATTGATGTAGGTAATAGCAAAGGGAGAAGCTCAGGGAATGGTGAGCAAATCTGTTGGAATTCTGCTTGGCATAGCCGTAGCTAACTGCATTCAATCTTCTACCCCTCTGGCTCTTGCTACTTTTGGTGTCGTAACATGGGTCCACATGTTCTGCAATCTGAAATCATATCAGTCCATACAATTGAGGACTTTCAACCCATACCGTGCAAGTACTTTTCTGCCCCTATTGAGATAGATTAACtaatggattaatttttcctacactgacagtgtatacactgttaaccttggatgaatgacaactatgcaaattTTGAATATGAAATCCAACTTTTGTAGATGTGTCATGGATCCAACGGTGATGGTGTATATATTGTCACTATATATAAGTTTTACTCTTTACTAATTGGTTTTGCATGGCTGTTATTATTTGTTCTATATCCATTTGAAAGACCGTGTGTGTAGAGTTTGATGATGTTTAAATTGGCTTTACATTTGCACTCCATCTATTATCTAGTATTGGGATCCTACTACAAATATTTATTTGGTAAGTTATTGTGCCGATATAATTTAGGATGGTTTGTGAAGTATAATTCCTAACTGTGGAGGATTTGTTACAATAATGAAGGGTTAAAGTAGGAACATGGTTAACATTGAAATTGTAGTTATACACGTCATGTCATCCTGTGGGTTTGGGAATTGTAGCAGTGTTGAGTTATACCTATTTATAGCATGATAAAAGTCTGCTTGTAGTCGATTTCAGTATTGTACACTTATATTTCCCACCATGAAATGATTGCATAGGTAAGAAGCATATGGAATGTCCAAAATGAAACTCTTGCACTAAATAAAATACTACATGAAGTAAATTACGGTTGTCACAAGAATGGCATGGTTATAAATGATCCACCATGTTTATCTACAgcagatttaaaaaaaaaaaaaagcctctTGAAAACTTACAATTCTTGATTCTCCACCTGCTCACCTGGGCCTGACCACTTTAAGTGGAGTtgctttgaaaagaagaaagtgACAGACCAGATCAGGTGATCCATGCATTGGAAGTGGATTAACCAAAATAAGTATTTAACACAGAAAAAAAGGTTGCAATATCCAAGACAATCCTTTCTTGAAAGCAAGGGTAGAATTCTTGATTTATATTCTTTGTATTCCGGTACTTTTTGGGAGTTCAAATTGGACTGGAATTGGGATTGTGTTACACAGTAATTAAGAGAGTTTCTTTAGTACACAATTCCAATTTCATTTCGCATAAAAAACCAAACATACTAGcctgaagattttttttttccatggcTTGCAACTTATTACATTAATTTCagaattttatttcattttatagGTTTTGTTTTCAAATGAGTATCACATTATTGTATTCATTTTCCTACAAATTAAAGGATTTCTTTGACTTGTTTCCATTATTGTCCGATTTTGCTCCACAGGTTTGGTCTTCAGTGAATATCTGCTCAGTGGTCTAGTTCCTTCAGTTAAAGAGGTCAACGATGAGGAGCCGCTTTTTCCTGCTGTTCCAATTCTAAATACAAAGCCTGCAGATAGCGTAAGTtgcaattgattttttttatgctATTGGTGTATATATTTGGTTTATGTGATCTCCATAATGGTTATCTTTTCCTGTCCCTTATCATGAATGCTATAAGTAAAAGTGGATGAATGATTGCAAGAATATTGACAGCAAGAGATACTAGATAAACTGATTATGTGTATTAGTTTGGCATTGTGACATTACAGCCTCTTCTCCTTTTCTTCAGATTTAAATgaaagcatatataagcattagaagTTTTGAGAAGCTAAATGCTGTTTTGAGAAGAATCTTGAAGGCTGCTTCTTCATTATCGTGTTTCAGCGTAACATAAGCTAAAAGCAGAAGTAAAGGCAAAGCATAGCACTGCAAAACAAATTTTGACATTTAAAAGGGGTACACTAAGCTGTTTCTAGGACACTAAGAACAAGCTTTAGCCCCAAATAGTAGGTGGTTACCTTACTGGTTAGTTTCATAATGTATAAATCTATGGTCTAAACTTGTTATCGTTTACTAGGATCATTCGTTTTGGTATTCTGGTCTCCTGGTTGTAGAGGAGCAACACCAGTCTTACCATTGTAGATTTTCTACTTCTGTCTTCCTT from Coffea eugenioides isolate CCC68of chromosome 8, Ceug_1.0, whole genome shotgun sequence encodes the following:
- the LOC113780269 gene encoding protein root UVB sensitive 1, chloroplastic-like — protein: MGCACNPFCLSPRPSATTTAVTITITTTKAFPVFSASLNPSQPPHTKPFFLHLFSRSPQPSKPHQNPTFPLPKIFSSSYNNNNNSSGGGCGGGRGGNGDNDDWNSFFNFDKNPLFLCLFSRSLANQDDIFVTNLNLRTLFLFLISASASISYCFSLASLAEAKTAEKEKGGEDIVVFEIRGGKKIGLVPDYAKDEFIGPKTIWSFWRCWWEKGDRISMGNLWVQCKDLVTNLLLPEGFPESVTSDYLEYSLWRGVQGVAAQISGVLATQALLYAVGLGKGAIPTAAAVNWVLKDGIGYLSKILFSNYGRHFDVNPKGWRLFADLLENAAFGLEILTPAFAHLFVPIGAVAGAGRSAAALIQAATRSCFYAGFAAQRNFAEVIAKGEAQGMVSKSVGILLGIAVANCIQSSTPLALATFGVVTWVHMFCNLKSYQSIQLRTFNPYRASLVFSEYLLSGLVPSVKEVNDEEPLFPAVPILNTKPADSPRKENEGIFAENYKIKTREVFGQRSIPPSNVCTGLSPSNDPVRVPLGPVTRARAKRFKESLQAIVRSVQDQQGVHRDIEGLEGDNQVVYTMIQAHEEPSGDHDHT